From Bifidobacteriaceae bacterium, a single genomic window includes:
- a CDS encoding fumarylacetoacetate hydrolase family protein encodes MRIARFTLDQDPLYGVVQGEEGEEVIHAIGGDPLYTEITPTGKTYPIDDVRLLAPVIPRSKVIGVARNYADGPRRPTPIWFGKPNTSVAGPGDPIVLDARVDAPAYHEAELAVVISRVAKDVPADQAAKVILGYTVANDVGYRFDQADDAVRPDPRGFFGKYRDSFTPLGPWIETDLDPAVGLAVRSWIDGQPRQDGTTADLVTGVAELVATASAVCTLLPGDVILTGSPAGASPIEPGERVTCEVGGLGAITNPVVRR; translated from the coding sequence ATGCGCATTGCCCGTTTCACCCTTGACCAAGACCCCCTCTACGGCGTTGTCCAAGGCGAGGAGGGCGAGGAGGTCATCCACGCGATTGGCGGCGACCCGCTTTACACCGAGATAACGCCGACCGGCAAGACCTATCCCATTGACGACGTGCGGCTGCTGGCGCCGGTCATCCCCCGCTCGAAGGTGATCGGCGTGGCCCGCAACTACGCGGACGGGCCCAGGCGGCCCACGCCCATCTGGTTCGGGAAGCCCAACACCTCCGTCGCGGGGCCGGGCGACCCGATTGTGCTGGACGCGCGCGTGGACGCGCCCGCCTACCACGAGGCGGAGTTGGCCGTCGTCATCTCCCGCGTCGCCAAGGACGTGCCCGCCGACCAGGCCGCCAAGGTCATTTTGGGCTACACCGTGGCCAACGACGTGGGCTACCGGTTCGACCAAGCCGACGATGCCGTCCGGCCGGACCCGCGCGGCTTCTTCGGCAAGTACCGCGACAGTTTCACGCCGCTGGGACCCTGGATCGAGACCGACCTGGACCCGGCCGTGGGTTTGGCGGTCCGGTCGTGGATCGACGGGCAGCCCCGCCAAGACGGGACCACGGCGGACTTGGTGACGGGGGTTGCGGAACTGGTGGCGACGGCATCGGCGGTGTGCACTTTGCTGCCCGGCGACGTGATCTTGACGGGCTCCCCGGCGGGGGCTTCGCCGATCGAGCCGGGGGAGCGGGTCACGTGCGAGGTCGGCGGGCTCGGCGCGATCACCAACCCGGTCGTCAGGCGGTAG
- a CDS encoding 2-oxo acid dehydrogenase subunit E2 yields MNTSVLTFRLPDPGEGLTEAEIIRWLVAPGDQVAVNQPVVEIETAKSVVELPSPFEGTVESITAAEGALVPVGDPILVIKPAGAPSSAAAGPGPKAAVPPSAATESVLAAADPNPADPASAGAGPGHGDARPATARAGFGQGPADPLDRPLVGYGPAGPPRRVKAKPPVRALARQLGIGLEAVAPTGPGQTVTREDVRRAAGRGSGDEAGRGPGGTAAREGVQPVRGRADQVGRVAAETATREGVRPGPGTAASSGAAPQPGPRQTRQPIRSVRRATAAAMVESAFSAPHASLFIETDATRALRFARRTGLSLLALTAFALVRSAARHPVINASWDQAAGEIVYHHYVNLGVAVDSPRGLLVPTVADAERLRLPDLADAIGQLTTTARAGTTTPEAMRGGTITLTNVGALGVDGGSPILVPGQVAILALGAVRPRPWVHKGKIKQRAVGRLTLTFDHRLIDGADAAAAVKDIAAVLERPDSALT; encoded by the coding sequence ATGAACACGTCTGTCCTGACTTTTCGCCTGCCGGACCCCGGCGAGGGCCTGACCGAGGCGGAGATCATCCGCTGGCTGGTCGCCCCCGGCGACCAGGTCGCCGTCAACCAGCCGGTCGTGGAGATCGAGACGGCCAAGTCGGTGGTGGAATTGCCCTCGCCGTTCGAGGGCACGGTCGAGTCGATCACGGCCGCCGAAGGCGCGCTGGTGCCGGTCGGCGACCCGATCCTGGTCATCAAACCCGCGGGTGCCCCCAGCTCGGCCGCTGCGGGGCCGGGCCCCAAGGCAGCCGTGCCGCCCTCGGCCGCCACGGAGTCAGTCCTCGCAGCGGCCGACCCCAACCCGGCCGATCCGGCCTCGGCCGGTGCGGGGCCGGGTCACGGGGACGCTCGACCGGCCACGGCGCGGGCGGGGTTCGGCCAAGGCCCCGCCGACCCGCTAGACCGGCCGCTGGTGGGGTACGGTCCGGCCGGGCCGCCCAGGCGAGTCAAGGCCAAACCGCCGGTGCGGGCGCTGGCGCGGCAACTCGGCATCGGACTGGAGGCGGTCGCCCCGACCGGACCGGGCCAAACCGTCACCCGCGAGGACGTGCGGCGCGCGGCCGGGCGCGGGAGCGGCGACGAAGCCGGGCGCGGCCCCGGCGGAACGGCGGCCCGCGAAGGTGTTCAGCCTGTGCGCGGGCGCGCCGACCAAGTTGGGCGCGTGGCCGCCGAGACGGCCACGCGCGAAGGCGTTCGGCCGGGGCCGGGAACCGCCGCCAGCAGCGGCGCGGCGCCCCAGCCCGGTCCGCGCCAGACCCGCCAACCGATTCGGTCCGTGCGGCGCGCCACCGCCGCCGCCATGGTCGAATCCGCGTTCAGCGCCCCCCACGCGAGCCTGTTCATTGAGACGGACGCCACCAGGGCGCTCCGATTCGCCCGCCGCACGGGCCTGAGTCTGCTCGCCTTGACGGCGTTCGCGCTGGTCAGATCGGCGGCGCGGCATCCGGTCATCAACGCCAGCTGGGACCAGGCGGCCGGGGAGATCGTCTACCACCACTACGTCAACCTGGGTGTGGCGGTGGACTCGCCGCGCGGCCTGCTGGTACCCACCGTGGCGGACGCCGAGCGGCTGCGCCTACCCGACCTGGCGGACGCCATCGGGCAGCTGACGACCACCGCCAGGGCGGGGACCACCACGCCGGAGGCGATGCGCGGCGGCACCATCACGCTGACCAACGTGGGCGCCCTCGGCGTGGACGGCGGCAGCCCCATCCTGGTCCCCGGCCAGGTGGCGATCCTGGCGCTCGGGGCCGTCAGGCCCCGCCCGTGGGTGCACAAGGGCAAGATCAAACAGCGGGCGGTCGGCCGGCTGACGTTGACCTTCGACCACCGGCTGATCGACGGTGCGGACGCGGCTGCGGCGGTCAAAGACATCGCCGCCGTCCTGGAACGGCCCGATTCCGCCTTAACCTAG
- a CDS encoding pyruvate dehydrogenase (acetyl-transferring) E1 component subunit alpha, protein MPTALAPSPSPVPAPPAGDETPPAIRPEPAVRRAIYRDMVLTRAFDQAATALQRQGELALWAPSLGQEAAQVGSAHALGEEDWVFPSYREHGVLQSRGVDLKQLLPLFRGADNGGWDSEAHRVHLYTLVVGAQTLPAVGYAMGLALDGAAGAVVVYLGDGATSQGEVSEALVWAASCAAPVLFFVQNNGWAISTPTRTQARVALARRGEGFGVPGVAVDGNDADACWAATAAALGRIKAGQGPQLIEALTYRLGPHTTSDDPSRYRPAEEEASWMARDPIPRLRAGLEEDGQADADFFAEVDSAAAALAAESRRSCLGIEPPDLSTCFDWVYGTEHSLVAEERAGVAGR, encoded by the coding sequence ATGCCGACCGCTCTCGCCCCGTCACCTTCCCCCGTGCCAGCCCCGCCGGCTGGCGACGAGACCCCGCCCGCGATCCGCCCGGAGCCGGCCGTCCGCCGGGCGATCTACCGGGACATGGTCCTGACCAGGGCCTTCGACCAGGCGGCGACGGCGCTTCAGCGGCAGGGCGAACTGGCGTTGTGGGCACCTTCGCTGGGCCAGGAGGCGGCGCAGGTCGGCTCCGCCCACGCGCTTGGCGAGGAAGACTGGGTGTTTCCGTCCTACCGCGAGCACGGCGTGCTCCAAAGCCGGGGCGTGGACCTCAAACAGTTGCTGCCGCTTTTCCGGGGCGCCGACAACGGCGGCTGGGACTCCGAAGCCCACCGGGTGCACCTGTACACGCTGGTGGTGGGCGCGCAAACCCTGCCCGCCGTGGGCTACGCCATGGGCTTGGCGCTCGACGGCGCCGCCGGGGCGGTGGTGGTTTATCTGGGCGACGGCGCGACCTCCCAAGGAGAGGTTAGCGAGGCGTTGGTGTGGGCGGCATCGTGCGCGGCGCCGGTTTTGTTCTTCGTTCAAAACAACGGCTGGGCCATCTCCACGCCCACCCGGACCCAGGCGCGGGTGGCCCTGGCGCGGCGCGGGGAGGGCTTCGGCGTTCCCGGCGTGGCGGTGGACGGGAACGACGCGGACGCTTGCTGGGCGGCCACCGCCGCCGCGCTGGGACGCATAAAGGCTGGTCAGGGGCCACAATTGATCGAAGCGTTAACTTACCGGCTGGGGCCGCACACGACCTCCGACGACCCGTCGCGCTACCGGCCCGCCGAGGAGGAGGCCAGTTGGATGGCGCGGGACCCCATTCCGCGCCTGCGCGCGGGCCTTGAGGAGGACGGCCAGGCGGACGCGGACTTTTTCGCGGAGGTCGACTCCGCCGCGGCGGCCTTGGCCGCCGAATCCCGCCGGTCCTGCCTCGGCATAGAGCCGCCGGACTTGAGCACGTGCTTCGACTGGGTGTACGGCACGGAGCACTCCCTGGTCGCCGAGGAGCGCGCGGGGGTGGCCGGGCGATGA
- a CDS encoding alpha-ketoacid dehydrogenase subunit beta: MTAAVFAPTGAEAAAPAAQVGLGQAINQALAAELAADEKVLVMGEDVGALGGVFRVTAGLRERFGTDRVRDTPLGEAGIVGTAIGLALRGYRPVCEIQFDGFVFPAFSQITTQLAKLRARSGGRLSLPVTIRIPYGGRIGAVEHHSESPEALFAHTAGLRLVSPSNSQDAYDITRAAIACPDPVIVFEPKGLYWSKGQVAEPPDGAAPDLSVLNRARVARRAGETGGGQVTLAAYGPSVPQALAAAERLAEDGVESEVLDLRAISPIDFDAIAESVARTGRLVVVHEAPVFFGAGAEIAARVTERCFYLLEAPVLRVGGYHLPYPPALIEHDYLPGPERIVAAVRRALDF, encoded by the coding sequence ATGACCGCGGCGGTGTTCGCGCCGACCGGCGCGGAGGCGGCGGCCCCGGCCGCCCAAGTGGGCCTGGGCCAGGCGATCAACCAGGCGCTCGCGGCGGAACTGGCGGCCGATGAGAAAGTCCTGGTCATGGGGGAGGACGTGGGCGCCCTGGGCGGGGTTTTCCGGGTCACGGCCGGACTGCGCGAGCGGTTCGGGACGGACCGCGTGCGGGACACCCCGTTGGGGGAGGCCGGGATTGTGGGGACCGCGATCGGGTTGGCCCTGCGCGGCTACCGGCCCGTTTGCGAAATCCAATTCGACGGCTTCGTCTTCCCCGCGTTCAGCCAGATCACAACCCAGTTGGCCAAGTTGCGGGCCCGTTCGGGCGGGCGGCTGAGCCTTCCCGTCACCATCAGAATCCCCTACGGCGGGCGGATCGGGGCCGTTGAGCACCATTCCGAATCCCCGGAGGCGCTGTTCGCGCACACCGCCGGGCTGAGGTTGGTCAGCCCCTCGAACTCGCAGGACGCGTATGACATCACCCGGGCGGCGATCGCCTGTCCCGACCCGGTGATCGTCTTCGAGCCGAAAGGGCTGTACTGGTCAAAGGGGCAAGTGGCCGAACCGCCGGACGGGGCGGCGCCCGACCTGTCGGTCCTGAACCGGGCGCGCGTCGCGCGGCGCGCGGGCGAAACCGGCGGCGGCCAGGTCACCTTGGCGGCGTACGGGCCGTCGGTGCCGCAGGCGTTGGCGGCGGCCGAGCGGCTGGCGGAAGACGGCGTCGAGTCCGAGGTCCTGGATCTCAGGGCGATCAGCCCAATCGACTTCGACGCGATCGCGGAGTCGGTGGCCAGGACCGGGCGGCTGGTGGTGGTCCACGAGGCCCCGGTTTTCTTCGGCGCGGGGGCGGAGATCGCGGCCCGTGTCACCGAGCGGTGCTTCTATCTGCTGGAGGCGCCGGTCCTGCGGGTGGGCGGCTACCACTTGCCGTACCCGCCCGCGTTGATTGAGCACGACTACCTGCCGGGACCGGAGCGTATTGTCGCCGCCGTCCGCCGGGCGCTGGACTTCTGA
- the gltX gene encoding glutamate--tRNA ligase, with protein MTSPMRLRFCPSPTGVPHVGMVRTALFNWAYARHTGATFVFRIEDTDPARDSEESYLQLLDALRWLGLDWDEGVEVGGPYGPYRQSERMDVYAMVAKRLVEEGFAYESFSTPQEVEARHVAAGRSAKEGYDGFDRTLTDAQRSAYLAEGRRPVLRMRMPDEDIRFEDLVRGEVVFRAGSVPDFAITRAGGQPLYTLTNPVDDALMRITHVLRGEDLLSSTPRQIVLYRALTELGLADGVPRFGHLPYVMGQGNKKLSKRDPESNLFHHRDRGFLPEGLVNYLALLGWSIAPDRDVFSVAELVQAFDVASVSPNPARFDLKKAEAINAAHMRLLPVLEFRDRLVPYLRLASLVSAPSFDELSAREQAVLTAAAPLVQERMTLLGEAPGKLGFFFAPDDAVVVEPDALGRLAPNARSLLEAALGALRPLGEWTAESIRDALNVGLVERLGVKPRDAFAPLRVAVTGLRVSPPLFEAMEILGRESSIARIERLRLLPELS; from the coding sequence ATGACTTCACCAATGCGTTTGCGCTTCTGCCCCTCGCCGACCGGGGTGCCGCACGTCGGCATGGTCCGCACGGCCTTGTTCAACTGGGCTTACGCCCGCCACACGGGCGCCACGTTCGTGTTCCGGATCGAGGACACGGACCCCGCGCGGGACTCCGAGGAGTCCTACCTGCAACTCCTGGACGCGCTGCGCTGGCTGGGGCTTGACTGGGACGAGGGCGTCGAGGTGGGCGGGCCGTACGGCCCGTACCGGCAGTCGGAGCGGATGGACGTCTACGCCATGGTGGCCAAGCGGCTGGTCGAGGAGGGGTTCGCCTACGAATCCTTCTCCACCCCTCAGGAGGTCGAGGCGCGGCACGTCGCGGCGGGGCGGTCGGCCAAGGAGGGCTACGACGGGTTCGACCGGACGCTGACGGACGCGCAGCGCTCGGCGTACCTGGCCGAGGGGCGCCGTCCCGTGCTCCGGATGCGGATGCCGGACGAGGACATCCGGTTCGAGGACCTGGTGCGCGGGGAGGTGGTCTTCCGCGCGGGCTCCGTGCCGGACTTCGCGATCACCAGGGCGGGCGGGCAGCCGCTGTACACGCTGACGAACCCGGTGGACGACGCCTTGATGCGCATCACCCACGTGCTGCGGGGGGAGGACCTGCTGTCCTCCACGCCCAGGCAGATCGTGTTGTACCGGGCTTTGACGGAGTTGGGCCTGGCTGACGGCGTGCCGCGCTTTGGCCATCTGCCCTACGTCATGGGGCAGGGCAACAAGAAGCTGTCGAAACGCGACCCCGAATCCAACCTGTTCCACCACCGCGACCGGGGGTTCCTGCCGGAGGGGCTGGTCAATTACCTGGCGCTGCTCGGCTGGTCGATCGCGCCGGACCGGGACGTGTTCTCCGTCGCCGAGTTGGTCCAGGCCTTCGACGTGGCGTCCGTCAGCCCCAACCCGGCCCGGTTCGACCTGAAGAAGGCGGAGGCGATCAACGCCGCGCACATGCGGCTCCTGCCCGTTTTGGAGTTCCGGGACCGCCTGGTGCCGTATCTGCGCCTGGCGTCCCTGGTCTCGGCGCCGTCTTTTGACGAGTTGTCCGCGCGCGAGCAAGCCGTCCTGACCGCCGCCGCCCCGCTGGTCCAAGAGCGGATGACGCTGCTGGGGGAGGCCCCGGGGAAGCTGGGATTCTTCTTCGCGCCGGACGACGCCGTGGTTGTCGAACCCGACGCCTTGGGGCGGCTCGCCCCGAACGCCAGGAGCTTGCTGGAGGCGGCGCTGGGGGCCTTGCGGCCCCTCGGCGAGTGGACCGCAGAGTCCATCCGTGACGCCTTGAACGTGGGCCTGGTCGAGCGCCTGGGCGTGAAGCCGCGCGACGCGTTCGCCCCGCTCAGAGTGGCTGTGACCGGGCTGCGCGTCTCCCCGCCCCTGTTCGAGGCGATGGAGATTCTGGGGCGCGAAAGCTCCATCGCGCGGATCGAACGGCTCCGGCTTTTGCCTGAACTGAGTTGA